The Vescimonas coprocola genome includes a window with the following:
- a CDS encoding Type 1 glutamine amidotransferase-like domain-containing protein: MKLFLCSHFSSVGSLIKEEIENKKVAFIPTASLREGYTGYVGSARKLFKKLRAIVTEIDISTEAYSTIQSVFEEADVIYFTGGNSFFLMDQLRKTGTDGLLKKELANGKLMIGESAGAIICAPSIQYIEQMDEKPEDYSQEDDAGIDLIDFYVLPHYLAAPFKKVTEKIMTEFSDLNLRPINNKQAIIVDGSESKVICKD, from the coding sequence ATGAAACTATTTTTATGTTCGCACTTTTCAAGTGTAGGAAGTCTGATAAAGGAAGAAATTGAAAATAAGAAAGTCGCATTTATTCCAACAGCTTCACTGCGTGAAGGCTACACCGGTTATGTCGGCTCGGCTCGAAAATTATTCAAAAAGTTGAGAGCAATCGTAACTGAAATTGATATTTCAACGGAGGCTTATTCAACGATACAGTCTGTTTTTGAAGAAGCAGATGTGATATATTTTACCGGCGGAAATTCTTTCTTTCTTATGGACCAGCTCCGTAAAACGGGAACTGATGGACTGCTGAAAAAGGAATTGGCAAATGGAAAATTGATGATCGGTGAGTCGGCAGGCGCAATTATATGCGCTCCAAGCATCCAATATATCGAGCAAATGGATGAAAAGCCGGAGGACTACTCACAAGAAGATGATGCAGGGATTGATTTGATTGATTTCTATGTTCTTCCGCATTATCTTGCAGCACCATTTAAGAAAGTTACTGAGAAAATAATGACTGAGTTTTCGGATTTGAATCTACGCCCCATTAACAACAAACAGGCAATTATAGTTGATGGCAGCGAGTCAAAGGTGATTTGCAAAGACTAA
- a CDS encoding NUDIX hydrolase yields MSILEDIRAFVPGCEQEERDREAILEFLAVHEDAFLRTNLTAHMTASAWVLSRDRRRVVMVYHNLYRSWSWTGGHADGGRDLLAVAMREVTEETGLQRLTPVVEGIFSLECLTVDGHEKRGQYVPSHIHMNVTYLLAAEDDALREKPDENSGVAWFTPEEALAASTEPWMVQRVYRKLADRAAAYMKT; encoded by the coding sequence ATGAGCATTTTGGAGGACATCCGGGCCTTCGTTCCCGGCTGCGAGCAGGAGGAGCGGGACCGGGAGGCCATACTGGAATTTCTGGCGGTTCATGAGGACGCCTTCCTGCGGACGAATCTCACGGCGCACATGACCGCCTCGGCATGGGTGCTGAGCCGGGACCGGCGGCGGGTGGTGATGGTGTACCACAATCTGTACCGCTCGTGGTCGTGGACCGGCGGTCACGCCGACGGCGGCCGTGATCTGCTGGCGGTGGCCATGCGGGAGGTGACGGAGGAGACGGGGCTGCAGCGCCTGACGCCGGTGGTGGAGGGGATCTTCTCACTGGAGTGCCTGACGGTGGACGGCCATGAGAAGCGGGGGCAGTATGTCCCCAGCCACATCCACATGAACGTGACGTACCTGTTGGCGGCGGAGGACGATGCCCTCCGGGAAAAGCCCGACGAGAACAGCGGCGTGGCGTGGTTCACGCCGGAGGAGGCGCTGGCGGCCTCCACGGAGCCGTGGATGGTACAGCGGGTCTATCGGAAGCTGGCAGACCGTGCGGCGGCGTACATGAAAACCTGA